Proteins from one Thalassophryne amazonica chromosome 20, fThaAma1.1, whole genome shotgun sequence genomic window:
- the LOC117501461 gene encoding neuronal pentraxin-1-like: MTRDSSPLNLAALRQVGGASLEFIFPLRSLIFSYFLSCAAGTLPGMEYDYGISPKFVCTPIPPEADPNCYSPPSVPHGPSSNGHSNSHNNGHNGSSRQGLMSDEAKATILHLRESLVRQKETILDQRETIRELTAKLTLCEGFGGHHSIGHHVNHHDNHHNVHHVDDHDGHHDNHHVSHHDDHNEYHDNHHSSSSSHHGPSSYHHYSHSSHRSAPHHRKGGSYGKHSSFSPEQTGKTLQTLKERLENLEARNSSSSYSSSLKELLQRKITALEEQLHSYYQDHHNHGHRNENHDDHHEEHHSSTTHHNNHHDDTHEDHHDSSTHHDDHHNDHHDDHHDNSHQDEHHNNNHNSHRYNHQSSNHNRHHDPHHNYHHGQHRSHYSNHHNGHHGGHQDDHHSREHHSNHHKANHHDDHHGVHHSNHHANDHHGNHHGNDHHLLQPPLTSKETSARGPGHSKLETVLSQLHHGNTEHGHKKKPKHPGAFLLDFPMRTNYMYARMKRSVVSEIFALTICVWLKAGAGPGLGTPFSYAVPGQANELVLIEWGSNPMELLIDDKAVTLPITLTDGKWHHMCVTWATRDGLWEVYQDGMKKGSGQNLSAWHPVKPGGTFIMGQEQDTIEGRFDVTQSFMGEMSDLQFWSRVLTSAEIYSQATCGGHLIGDVMSWSEESVELHGGLAEYPFDPCH; this comes from the exons ATGACCCGAGACAGCAGTCCTCTGAACCTGGCAGCTCTAAGACAAGTGGGTGGAGCCTCTTTGGAATTCATCTTCCCTCTCCGCTCTCTAATTTTTTCCTACTTTTTGTCATGTGCAGCAGGCACTTTGCCTGGTATGGAATATGATTATGGAATTAGCCCCAAATTTGTTTGCACTCCGATTCCACCAGAGGCAGACCCTAACTGTTACTCCCCACCCAGTGTGCCCCATGGACCGAGCAGCAACGGACACAGTAACAGCCATAATAATGGCCACAATGGCAGCAGCCGCCAAGGCCTAATGTCCGATGAAGCCAAAGCTACTATTTTGCACCTGCGCGAAAGCCTTGTGAGACAGAAGGAGACCATATTGGACCAACGAGAGACCATCAGAGAGCTGACCGCCAAGCTTACCTTGTGCGAGGGCTTTGGAGGTCACCATAGCATTGGTCATCATGTCAATCACCATGACAACCATCACAACGTCCACCACGTCGATGACCATGATGGGCATCATGACAACCACCATGTCAGCCATCATGATGACCACAATGAGTATCATGACAACCATCACTCGTCATCGTCATCCCACCATGGACCTTCGTCCTATCACCACTACTCCCACAGCAGCCACAGGTCGGCTCCCCACCACAGGAAGGGCGGGTCCTACGGTAAACACAGCTCCTTCTCCCCAGAGCAGACTGGCAAAACTCTGCAGACTCTGAAGGAGAGGCTGGAGAACTTAGAG GCCAGGAACTCATCTAGTTCTTACTCCAGCTCCCTGAAGGAACTCCTCCAGCGGAAAATCACTGCTCTGGAGGAGCAGCTACACAGCTACTACCAAGATCACCATAACCACGGTCACCGAAATGAAAACCATGATGACCACCATGAAGAGCACCACAGTAGCACCACCCACCACAACAACCATCATGATGATACACATGAAGACCACCATGACAGCAGCACCCACCATGATGACCATCACAATGATCACCATGATGATCACCATGATAACAGCCACCAGGATGAGCATCACAACAACAATCACAACAGCCACCGCTACAACCACCAGAGCAGTAATCATAACAGACATCATGATCCCCACCATAACTATCACCACGGCCAGCACCGCAGTCACTACAGTAACCACCACAATGGCCACCATGGTGGCCATCAAGATGACCATCACAGCAGAGAGCACCACAGCAATCACCACAAGGCCAACCACCATGATGACCACCACGGTGTTCACCACAGTAATCATCATGCAAACGACCACCATGGCAATCACCATGGTAATGACCATCACCTGCTGCAACCTCCCTTAACCAGCAAAGAGACAAGTGCAAGGGGCCCAGGGCACAGCAAGCTGGAAACAGTGCTGAGTCAGCTGCACCATGGCAACACGGAACACG GACACAAAAAGAAGCCAAAACATCCCGGGGCTTTCCTACTTGACTTCCCTATGAGGACCAATTACATGTATGCCAGGATGAAGCGGTCAGTGGTCAGCGAGATTTTTGCCCTGACTATCTGTGTATGGCTGAAAGCTGGGGCCGGTCCTGGCCTAGGCACGCCCTTCTCCTATGCTGTACCTGGACAAGCTAATGAGCTGGTGCTTATCGAATGGGGTAGCAACCCCATGGAGCTGCTAATCGATGACAAG GCTGTGACTTTGCCCATAACACTGACCGATGGGAAGTGGCATCATATGTGCGTGACGTGGGCGACACGCGACGGGCTCTGGGAGGTGTACCAGGACGGGATGAAGAAAGGCTCAGGACAAAACCTGTCTGCATGGCACCCTGTGAAACCAGGCGGGACCTTCATCATGGGGCAGGAACAG GACACGATCGAAGGACGCTTTGACGTGACTCAGTCCTTCATGGGAGAGATGTCAGATCTCCAGTTCTGGTCCAGAGTCCTGACATCTGCTGAGATCTACAGCCAGGCCACCTGTGGGGGTCACCTCATTGGTGATGTCATGTCATGGTCGGAGGAgtcggtggagctgcatggtggACTTGCTGAGTACCCCTTTGACCCCTGCCACTAG
- the LOC117501641 gene encoding pro-opiomelanocortin-like produces MCPVWLLVSVAVVGVAKGGVSQCWEHASCQELNSESRMMECIELCHSDINAETPVFPGNAHLQPVPPSDSHSPPPFSVSTSSSFRHPFSSSNSSPQTKRSYSMEHFRWGKPVGRKRRPVKVYTSNGVEEESADVFPEELIRRELTNEVLAREEEEEKAQQVVQEEENQLLSGIQEKKDDLYKMKQFRWSGPPASKRYGGFMKSWDERVQTPLLTLFKNIINKDGQQQ; encoded by the exons ATGTGTCCTGTGTGGCTATTGGTGTCTGTGGCAGTGGTGGGTGTGGCCAAAGGAGGTGTCAGTCAATGTTGGGAACATGCCAGCTGTCAAGAACTCAACTCTGAAAGCAGGATGATG GAGTGTATCGAGCTCTGTCACTCGGATATCAACGCTGAAACGCCAGTGTTCCCTGGAAACGCCCACCTGCAGCCTGTTCCTCCATCAGACTCTCACTCCCCACCTCCCTTTTCTGTTTCTACATCGTCCTCCTTTCGCCATCCTTTCTCCTCCTCCAACTCCTCTCCTCAAACCAAGCGCTCCTACTCCATGGAGCATTTCCGCTGGGGGAAGCCGGTCGGGAGAAAGCGTCGCCCAGTCAAAGTCTACACCTCCAACGGTGTGGAGGAAGAGTCTGCGGATGTGTTTCCTGAAGAGTTGATCAGGCGGGAGCTGACCAATGAGGTGCTGGctcgggaggaggaggaggagaaagcaCAGCAGGTGGTGCAGGAAGAGGAGAACCAGCTTTTGAGTGGCATCCAAGAGAAGAAAGACGACTTGTACAAGATGAAGCAGTTCCGTTGGAGTGGCCCGCCAGCGAGCAAACGTTACGGTGGCTTCATGAAGAGCTGGGACGAACGCGTCCAGACGCCGCTGCTGACGCTCTTcaaaaacatcatcaacaaagatggacagcagcagtga